CGAATGGCTCTGGCAGGGATATCCGAAATGAGGGGTCAGGCCCCGCCGCGGCGCCCCGCCGGTGCCGGACCCGCGGGCAGCAGCGAGAAATTGCCGCGGCCCCAGCCGTTCGCCGGCTTCATCGCGGGCGTCTTCTGCCCGTTGTGACAGGTCAGGCAACTGACCTTCTCGGGAACGGCAGGGTCGCCCACGCCTTTCAGCCCCTCGCTGTTCAGCGCCATCGTCATCTGGATCATCTGGCGCGCGATCTCTTTTTCCTTCTTCTCGTCGAGGCTGTAGTCGAGCGTCGGCGGACGTCCCTCGGCCGGCGGCGGGGCGGTCGGGTCGACGGCGTGGCAGTGCGTACACTGCACGCCCAGGCTCTCGGCGAACGTCTGCATGAGGGCGCGGACCTGCTGTCCCGTCCAGGTCTTCGGGAGCACCTTCAGGTTCTTCGGCGGCGGCTGCTGGAAGCCGCCGC
The Vicinamibacterales bacterium genome window above contains:
- a CDS encoding c-type cytochrome is translated as MQRLKGIVGTLAGCVAMVAMTIALAAQDPAAPPPAARGGFQQPPPKNLKVLPKTWTGQQVRALMQTFAESLGVQCTHCHAVDPTAPPPAEGRPPTLDYSLDEKKEKEIARQMIQMTMALNSEGLKGVGDPAVPEKVSCLTCHNGQKTPAMKPANGWGRGNFSLLPAGPAPAGRRGGA